The genomic segment TTATTCACTGGTGGATTCTTATGAGGATAAGAAACCGAAGCGGGTGGATCATCATTTTACCTGGAAGTGGGATAAGAAAAGACCCGGCGATGGAGAATACAGAATATCCGCTTCGGTAACAGACAACGAGGTCACCGGCTACTCAAAGTTCATAAAGATCCCGGAGGAGTGGAAGATAAAAGACGAAGAAGAAGGGCTTCAGGATATCATATTCCTTTTTCTCAAGATGGTCTTGATCGCTTCCGCTTGCGGATTCGCAGTCGCTCTGGTCGTCAGGGACTTTATGCATGGAAAGATCGACTGGAGGATTGTGCTGGCAGTTTCTCTTCTGGCTATGGCAAGCTATTTCATCAGAGAACTCAACAGGGCTTCAACCCTTTTCTATCATTATGAGACGAGCATTCCCGTTTCCAGCTACCTTTCCTATGAGATCCTCAACCTTGTTCTACATGGTCTGGGAATATTCATTGCGACGCTTGTGATATCAGGAGCTACCCTGTCTCTCTGGAGGGATACAGAACCAGGACGTTCGCCTTTCCCCGACAGGAGTCAGTCAGTACGCGGCTACTTTAAGGATTCCATTCTTCTCGGCTTCTCATCTCTATTCATATTCCTTGCCGCGTCGCGCCTGTTTGGATGGTTGGACAGGACTATAGATATTCCTCGTTCCAGAATCTCCACTGAACATTTGCCAGGAATTGATACTTTCTTTCCATTTCTTGAAGTAATCTCCACCGCTCTCATCATTGCCGCTTCGTTGACTCCTGCGGTCTTCTTTGGATTTCTCCTTTTCCGGAGGTATCTGAAGAAGGTTCCTTATTTTTACGGAGTGGCGCTGCCTGTAACAGCCATCCTCCTTCTGGACAGGGCAAAGAGCGTCCCTGAATTCTTGTTCATCTTCTCGACAACTTCCCTTGCAGTCCTCATGACTTTCCAGTTTCTCAGGGAGTGCATCCGGGAAAACATCCTTGCCCTCTTTGTCTCGCTTATGTTCATAGGCTCCCTCCCCAGAGCCGCTGCTCTTCTTTCCCAACCGCTGGCTTTTTATAAATTCAACGGGATTCTGATCCTGGCATTGACTTTCCTGCCTATCCTCATGCTCTGCGCTTTCATGCTATCCATAGATAGTGAATCAAGATCAAATGACAGATGATCAAGTGATAACCAACAACCTCTTATATCATAAATTTAATGAAATCCATGGAGAAAGGCGCGAAGCGAAAGGTGAAAGGATATGAACTATAAAGGATTCTTGCGGTGGATATTCTGGGGTAAAAGAAGAATTCGCGCCGGATGGAGAATCTGCATCTTCCTAACCATGCTATATACTATAACCGTTCTCCTTTCCGCTGCGGTCGGTATCTTCGCTCAGAAAGAATGCTCCATCGAGGAGATGGGATGGGATTCCCCATTGTCCATTGCATACCTCGTCTATCTGCTTATCTCAGTATTAATTGCTTCTCTCATCATGCTCAGATTCTTCGATAAAAGAGCTTTCGCCACACTCGGCTATTCGTTCGATAGTGGATGGACGTTGGAAGCCCTCACCGGAATAGCGACCGGTTTTTTGATCATTATTGCCATCTTTGTCATGGGAACGGTATCGGGAATTTACCGGGCTTCATTACATCAGATTAACCTTCCCGTTCTGGCAGGATCCTTCGTGAAATACCTTCTTCTCATCTTTATGCTAGCTGTATTCGAAGAAGTCTTATTCAGGGGGTACGTTTTTCAGACTCTGGTACAGGGGATAGGCAGGATCGGAGCAATCATCCTCGTGTCCATCTTCTTTGGATTGGGCCATTATTTCAATCCTAATGGCACTCCAGCGGGAGCCATTAATACGGGTCTTGCCGGAATCTTTCTTGCCGTTGCGTACTTGAAGACCAGGTCGCTCTGGCTTCCATCCTTCATTCATTTCTCATGGAACTTCACTCTCGGTTACATCCTTTCCTTTCCCGTCAGCGGAATAAGGTTAAAAGGGGCGCCACTGACCGTAGAATACTCCGGTCTGGAGATCCTGACGGGTGGTGAATTTGGCCCCGAGGCAAGCCTCTTCACCACGATCGTTCTACTTGTGGTGACGATTCTCTTCATATTCCTGAAGAGGCTTCGACCCTCAGAACCCATGGCAAGAAGATGGGATAAATTTCTGTCAGAGAAGCATCTCTCAGAGGAATATATGTTGAAAGAGACAACCCTTCCTGAAAACTCAATAGTGGAAAAGAACGGCGAACATTCATGAAAATTCGTTGAAAATCAGCCGTTCATTGTGCTAATCTTTAAAAAGATATATGGGCCAGGAGGCCGCGATGGAGAATAAAGTCGTCGTTCACATGAAGGATGGAACACTCTACAAAGGGATCACCCAGGACTTTCTTCCCGATAAGGACAGTTTCCATATCCTCCATGGAGAGGGCGGAGGCATTCCAAGGAAGATAATGACGGAACAGATGAAGGCTCTCTTCTTCGTGAAAGACTGGATAGGGAACAAAGATTATGTAACCGTGCGGGAGT from the Acidobacteriota bacterium genome contains:
- a CDS encoding CPBP family intramembrane glutamic endopeptidase; protein product: MLYTITVLLSAAVGIFAQKECSIEEMGWDSPLSIAYLVYLLISVLIASLIMLRFFDKRAFATLGYSFDSGWTLEALTGIATGFLIIIAIFVMGTVSGIYRASLHQINLPVLAGSFVKYLLLIFMLAVFEEVLFRGYVFQTLVQGIGRIGAIILVSIFFGLGHYFNPNGTPAGAINTGLAGIFLAVAYLKTRSLWLPSFIHFSWNFTLGYILSFPVSGIRLKGAPLTVEYSGLEILTGGEFGPEASLFTTIVLLVVTILFIFLKRLRPSEPMARRWDKFLSEKHLSEEYMLKETTLPENSIVEKNGEHS